A genomic segment from Candidatus Binatus sp. encodes:
- the tatA gene encoding twin-arginine translocase TatA/TatE family subunit — MDLFAPSHLLIILLIILVVFGPSKLGDVGGALGKAIRDFKKAMSDDDTKTVAGTDEAKTPEVVKPDKIA, encoded by the coding sequence ATGGACCTCTTTGCGCCAAGCCATCTGTTGATCATTTTGCTGATCATCCTGGTCGTCTTCGGGCCGAGCAAACTCGGCGACGTCGGCGGCGCGTTGGGCAAGGCCATCCGCGACTTCAAGAAGGCCATGAGCGACGACGACACGAAGACGGTCGCCGGAACCGACGAAGCCAAGACTCCCGAAGTCGTCAAGCCCGACAAGATCGCGTAG
- a CDS encoding nitrogen regulation protein NR(II) — protein sequence MKLSLACGCCRSSKAKKRHNATDTPINATAEELALIKAQLLEIEESLSRLWGAPIWSRTPEGLELRAEAADLIDRHFAGIVEQWTDTILMMFPAWYSSEEQVAKLKINMFNALIRMVDHLRDPEDLGTYVHLRRHCQEGMIARAKPSQFNTIHIALKQVILKHVKSTMTGRRMEQVRDAVVAAIDERRLMVSQFYIEWRERMLRESEEKYRNSVNHAPDPMYEIEPHTWAVLGANSAAEKMHLMMPGEEQMPLVGRPLTDFVPQHMRPDTAKSLEQVLRDGTAQAIDLPLGPYFYDVNMALISYGNKQFIQMILRDVTQRHEMLDSLLKAERLAAAGTFAAGVAHEVNNPLASISSLVQSLLSGEQDEQRRTVMHTILSQITRISSTLKDLVNFARPTTAQRKHVDVNALVSETLRLVTYNKRFSGIRVEPILAPDLRPAFADDNEIQQVLLNLVFNAADASPAEGGVIKVITENHKVGQGSDRSHRIKIRVVDNGIGIPKEHLERVFDPFFTTKPAGAGVGLGLSLCQRMILANHGTIRVDSEVGRGTSVAITLPVHEEAVQTQSAA from the coding sequence ATGAAACTATCGCTTGCCTGCGGATGCTGCCGATCGTCTAAAGCCAAGAAACGCCATAACGCGACTGACACGCCAATCAATGCGACGGCCGAGGAGTTGGCGCTGATCAAGGCGCAGTTGCTCGAGATCGAGGAATCGCTCTCGCGCTTGTGGGGAGCCCCGATCTGGAGCCGCACGCCGGAAGGGCTGGAACTGCGCGCGGAAGCGGCCGACCTGATCGATCGGCACTTCGCGGGTATCGTCGAGCAATGGACCGATACCATCCTGATGATGTTCCCGGCCTGGTATTCGAGCGAGGAACAAGTCGCAAAGCTCAAAATCAACATGTTCAATGCGCTGATCCGCATGGTCGATCATCTGCGCGATCCCGAGGACCTTGGCACCTACGTTCATCTGCGCCGCCATTGTCAGGAGGGAATGATCGCGCGCGCGAAGCCGTCGCAATTCAACACGATCCATATCGCGCTCAAGCAAGTCATCCTGAAGCACGTCAAATCGACGATGACCGGCCGCAGGATGGAACAGGTGCGCGACGCCGTGGTCGCAGCAATCGACGAACGGCGCCTGATGGTCTCGCAGTTCTATATCGAGTGGCGCGAGCGGATGCTGCGCGAGTCGGAAGAAAAGTACCGCAACTCGGTCAATCACGCGCCCGATCCGATGTACGAGATCGAGCCGCACACGTGGGCGGTGCTCGGCGCAAATTCGGCGGCCGAAAAGATGCATCTGATGATGCCGGGCGAGGAGCAGATGCCGCTGGTCGGCCGGCCACTTACCGATTTTGTACCGCAGCACATGCGTCCCGACACGGCGAAGTCGCTCGAGCAGGTGCTGCGCGATGGCACCGCGCAGGCGATCGACCTGCCGCTGGGACCGTATTTTTACGACGTCAATATGGCGTTGATTTCCTACGGCAATAAGCAATTCATCCAGATGATCCTGCGCGACGTGACGCAGCGCCACGAGATGCTCGATTCGCTGCTGAAGGCGGAGCGGCTGGCGGCGGCGGGCACGTTCGCGGCGGGCGTCGCGCACGAGGTGAACAATCCGCTCGCGTCGATTTCATCGCTAGTGCAGTCGCTGCTGAGCGGCGAACAGGACGAGCAGCGACGCACCGTGATGCATACGATCCTGTCGCAGATCACGCGCATCTCGAGCACGCTGAAAGACCTGGTCAATTTCGCGCGTCCGACGACCGCGCAGCGCAAGCACGTCGATGTCAACGCGCTGGTGTCCGAGACTTTGCGGCTGGTTACCTACAATAAGCGCTTCAGCGGGATTCGCGTCGAACCGATCCTCGCGCCCGACCTGCGGCCGGCTTTCGCCGACGACAACGAGATCCAGCAGGTGCTGCTGAACCTGGTCTTCAACGCGGCGGACGCGTCGCCGGCGGAAGGCGGAGTGATCAAGGTGATCACGGAGAATCACAAAGTCGGGCAGGGCTCCGACAGATCGCATCGCATCAAAATCAGAGTGGTCGATAATGGCATCGGCATCCCGAAGGAGCATCTCGAGCGGGTCTTCGATCCGTTTTTCACCACCAAGCCGGCCGGCGCGGGCGTCGGCCTTGGACTGTCGCTCTGCCAGCGCATGATCCTCGCGAATCACGGCACCATCCGCGTCGATAGCGAGGTCGGGCGCGGCACTTCGGTTGCGATCACGCTGCCAGTGCACGAGGAAGCGGTTCAGACGCAAAGCGCCGCCTGA
- a CDS encoding amidohydrolase family protein has translation MADFDIQIKGGTIVDGTRVPRYRGDVWIKDGKVAQLGGRAPGFAKKVIDADGLIVAPGFVDLHTHYDAQIRWDPYCTISGWHGVTSVVLGNCGFGFAPCKPDFRDRSMLTMTRTEAIPYASMKAGINWDWETIPQYLDSLDRAPKGVNCIQYMPTASLMTYVMGLEAAKTRPATESERAEMARLLDEGMDAGLCGFSIQRLGPNSAQADFDGSPMVTDTMCDEDILNLARVLRRRDEGFMEITQGTGDPRIDLTFVETLADESQRPILWQVIVPTRNNPEIHRRSLRFVERNRAKGRQIFGQAGTVRSGFAFSLENWNLYDTLPEWRVLTTGTTEEKLAKMKDPALRAAVIHANDNCDMNFKAIQAGVGGNPKHLIVTWVENIEPLEKYVGKSLGQIGMEEGKHPIEAMLDIAVASGLKAEFLGPNRGFNSDYMAEIINNSQFTFPGVSDGGAHTKFFTGGAFTTDFLRWLVRDEQKITLEEAHYRLSALPAHAAGFRDRGVLREGAAADVVVYDLNRLGIEPDWVGEIVHDLPGDEWRRVQRPQGYRSIIVNGVETFDEGKCTGETPGKLLRHGHA, from the coding sequence ATGGCCGATTTCGACATTCAAATCAAAGGCGGCACGATCGTCGATGGTACGCGGGTTCCGCGCTACCGCGGCGACGTCTGGATCAAGGACGGGAAAGTTGCACAACTGGGCGGCCGCGCTCCCGGCTTTGCCAAAAAGGTGATCGACGCGGACGGCCTGATCGTCGCGCCGGGCTTCGTCGATCTGCATACACACTACGATGCGCAGATTCGCTGGGATCCCTATTGCACGATCTCCGGATGGCACGGCGTAACTTCGGTGGTGCTCGGCAACTGCGGCTTCGGCTTTGCCCCGTGCAAACCGGACTTCCGCGACCGCTCGATGCTGACGATGACGCGCACCGAAGCGATCCCGTACGCCTCCATGAAGGCCGGTATCAACTGGGACTGGGAGACGATCCCGCAGTACCTGGATTCGCTCGACCGCGCCCCGAAGGGCGTCAATTGTATCCAGTACATGCCGACCGCGTCGCTGATGACCTACGTGATGGGTCTCGAAGCGGCCAAAACGCGACCCGCGACCGAGTCCGAACGGGCCGAGATGGCGCGGCTGCTGGATGAAGGCATGGACGCGGGCCTATGTGGCTTTTCGATTCAACGCCTGGGACCGAACTCCGCGCAGGCTGACTTTGACGGCTCGCCGATGGTTACGGATACGATGTGCGACGAGGACATCCTGAACCTCGCGCGCGTGCTCCGTAGGCGCGACGAAGGCTTCATGGAAATCACGCAGGGCACCGGCGACCCTCGAATCGACCTGACATTCGTTGAAACGCTCGCCGATGAATCGCAGCGCCCGATCCTGTGGCAGGTAATCGTTCCGACCCGCAACAATCCTGAAATCCACCGCCGCAGCTTGAGGTTCGTCGAACGCAATCGCGCGAAAGGGCGTCAGATCTTCGGCCAGGCGGGCACGGTCCGCAGCGGCTTTGCCTTCAGCCTCGAGAACTGGAACCTCTACGACACGCTGCCCGAATGGCGCGTATTGACCACCGGTACCACGGAAGAGAAGCTCGCCAAGATGAAGGATCCGGCGCTGCGCGCGGCGGTAATCCACGCCAACGATAATTGCGACATGAACTTCAAAGCGATTCAGGCGGGCGTCGGCGGCAACCCCAAGCATTTGATCGTGACGTGGGTCGAGAATATCGAGCCGCTCGAGAAATACGTCGGCAAATCGCTCGGCCAGATCGGCATGGAAGAGGGTAAGCATCCGATCGAAGCGATGCTCGATATCGCCGTAGCGAGCGGCCTCAAGGCGGAGTTCCTTGGCCCCAACCGTGGTTTCAATTCGGATTACATGGCTGAGATCATCAACAACTCGCAGTTCACCTTCCCCGGCGTGTCGGACGGCGGCGCGCACACCAAGTTCTTCACTGGCGGCGCTTTCACGACCGACTTCCTGCGCTGGCTGGTGCGCGACGAGCAAAAGATCACGCTGGAAGAGGCTCATTACCGCTTGTCGGCGTTGCCAGCGCATGCGGCGGGTTTCCGTGATCGCGGCGTGCTGCGCGAAGGCGCAGCCGCAGACGTCGTGGTCTACGACCTCAACCGTCTGGGGATCGAGCCGGATTGGGTCGGCGAGATCGTACATGACCTGCCGGGCGACGAATGGCGTCGCGTGCAGCGCCCGCAGGGGTACCGCTCGATCATCGTGAACGGGGTGGAAACCTTCGACGAGGGTAAATGCACAGGCGAGACGCCGGGCAAGCTGTTGCGTCACGGCCACGCCTGA
- a CDS encoding CaiB/BaiF CoA-transferase family protein, translated as MQNGGILAGLRVIDCGTYIAGPASTTIMSDFGAEVFKIERPGGGDLWRLFPHLPGTAKSKINWGWVLTGRNKKSVALDLSKAEGREVLIRLVKSADVFVTNYQPQLLEKFHLAYEDLNAENPRLIYAHLTGYGDAGDDVDAPAFDALAYWARSGLMMGVVSVDGKPGGPRPGIGDHPTAMSMFGAIMLGLYNRERTGRGSKVGTSLLASGAWANGCDLQAKFCNAEFPQRSEPGAHPPNPLGAGYLSRDGKPFMIALLDPDVEFPRLANALGYPDLATDPMFKDNDGKKENAAALHAILQSQFESRDLSELRGLFKNYDIKWAPFPTLDDVVKDPQMRASGAVVDMDYPGHGNLETITSPLFVRGSEKRKPQAAPDVGANTRETLRELGYSDAAIDRLIERKVASTSDQETSL; from the coding sequence ATGCAAAATGGCGGAATTCTGGCGGGTCTGCGCGTAATCGATTGCGGCACTTATATCGCGGGGCCGGCCTCCACGACCATCATGTCGGACTTCGGCGCCGAGGTTTTCAAAATCGAACGGCCCGGCGGCGGCGATTTATGGCGCCTGTTCCCGCATCTGCCCGGCACCGCCAAATCGAAAATCAACTGGGGCTGGGTGCTCACCGGCCGCAACAAAAAAAGCGTCGCGCTCGATCTCTCGAAAGCCGAAGGCCGCGAAGTGCTGATTCGATTGGTCAAGAGCGCCGACGTCTTCGTCACCAACTATCAACCGCAACTGCTCGAAAAATTTCATCTCGCGTACGAGGATCTGAACGCCGAAAATCCGCGACTCATCTATGCGCATCTCACCGGCTACGGCGACGCGGGCGACGACGTCGATGCGCCCGCGTTCGACGCGCTGGCATACTGGGCGCGCTCGGGCCTGATGATGGGCGTGGTCAGCGTCGACGGCAAACCGGGCGGCCCGCGCCCCGGTATCGGCGATCATCCGACCGCGATGTCGATGTTCGGCGCGATCATGCTGGGCCTCTACAATCGCGAACGCACCGGCCGCGGCTCGAAGGTAGGCACCTCGTTGCTCGCGAGCGGCGCGTGGGCCAACGGATGCGATCTCCAGGCGAAATTTTGCAACGCCGAATTTCCGCAGCGCAGCGAGCCGGGGGCGCATCCGCCGAATCCGCTCGGCGCCGGCTATCTCAGCCGCGACGGCAAGCCGTTCATGATCGCGCTGCTCGACCCCGACGTCGAGTTTCCGCGGCTCGCGAATGCGCTGGGGTATCCCGATCTCGCAACCGATCCGATGTTCAAGGACAACGACGGCAAGAAGGAAAATGCCGCCGCGCTACACGCGATCCTGCAATCGCAATTCGAGTCGCGCGACCTTTCCGAGTTGCGCGGGCTGTTCAAAAATTACGACATCAAGTGGGCGCCGTTCCCGACCCTCGACGACGTGGTGAAAGATCCGCAGATGCGCGCGTCGGGCGCGGTCGTGGACATGGATTATCCCGGCCACGGCAATCTCGAAACGATTACCAGTCCGCTATTTGTTCGCGGGAGCGAAAAGCGCAAGCCGCAAGCTGCGCCGGACGTGGGCGCAAATACGCGCGAGACTCTCCGCGAACTCGGCTACAGCGACGCCGCGATCGATAGGTTGATCGAGCGCAAGGTCGCCTCGACTTCGGATCAGGAAACGTCGCTGTGA
- a CDS encoding M20 family metallopeptidase: MDKASIRSHVEQLWDSSIVSELIEYIRIPNKSVAFDKEWMAHGHMERVVARFENWVRRQPIAGMKVEVARLEGRTPLLFIDIPGKSDDCVLLYGHMDKQPEMAGWRDGLGPWEPVLEGDRLYGRGAADDGYATFACMAAIGALQANSITHARCVVVIEACEESGSFDLPHYIEHLAARIGQPSLVIALDSGCGNYEQLWCTTSLRGLVGGRLTVEVLTEGMHSGDAGGVVPDSFRIVRQLLSRVEDEASGEVLAREFHVEIPAARLKQASATASVLGDDIYKKFPFAGATQPVSRDLTELVLNRTWRPALSIIGADGLPPTANSGNVLRPQTAVTLSLRLPPTCDPKIATQKLKSLLEENPPHDARVSFAPNWGASGWNAPELSPWLERSLDAASNDYFGKPTAYMGEGGTIPFMAMLGERFPEAQFLITGVLGPHANAHGPNEFLHIPTAKKLTCCVANVLADHFKRRGSGS, from the coding sequence ATGGATAAGGCATCGATTCGCAGTCACGTCGAACAGCTCTGGGATAGCTCGATCGTTTCCGAGCTGATTGAGTACATCCGCATCCCGAACAAGTCGGTCGCGTTCGACAAGGAATGGATGGCGCACGGGCACATGGAGCGCGTCGTCGCGCGCTTCGAGAATTGGGTGCGGCGCCAGCCGATCGCGGGGATGAAGGTCGAAGTCGCGCGCCTCGAAGGACGCACGCCGCTGCTGTTCATCGACATCCCCGGTAAATCCGACGACTGCGTTTTGCTCTACGGGCATATGGATAAACAGCCCGAGATGGCGGGATGGCGCGACGGCCTTGGGCCGTGGGAACCGGTGCTCGAGGGCGATCGATTGTACGGGCGCGGCGCGGCCGACGACGGTTACGCGACGTTCGCGTGCATGGCGGCAATCGGCGCGCTGCAAGCGAACAGCATCACGCATGCGCGATGCGTCGTCGTGATCGAGGCGTGCGAAGAAAGCGGCAGCTTCGACCTGCCGCATTACATCGAGCATCTCGCGGCGCGCATCGGCCAGCCGAGCCTGGTGATCGCGCTCGATTCGGGATGCGGCAATTACGAGCAGCTTTGGTGCACCACTTCGCTGCGCGGACTGGTCGGCGGCCGGCTAACGGTCGAGGTGCTGACGGAGGGGATGCATTCCGGCGATGCGGGCGGCGTCGTGCCGGACAGTTTTCGAATCGTCAGGCAACTGCTGAGTCGCGTCGAGGATGAGGCGAGCGGAGAAGTGCTCGCGCGCGAGTTTCACGTCGAGATTCCCGCGGCGCGCCTCAAGCAGGCGTCGGCGACGGCGTCGGTGCTGGGCGACGACATCTACAAGAAATTTCCGTTCGCAGGGGCGACGCAGCCAGTCAGCCGCGATCTCACTGAACTCGTGCTGAATCGCACCTGGCGTCCCGCGCTGTCGATTATCGGCGCCGACGGACTGCCGCCGACCGCCAATTCCGGCAACGTGCTGCGCCCGCAAACCGCGGTGACGCTGTCGCTGCGATTGCCGCCGACCTGCGATCCTAAAATCGCGACGCAGAAGCTCAAATCATTGCTCGAAGAAAATCCGCCGCACGATGCGAGGGTCAGTTTCGCGCCGAACTGGGGCGCCAGCGGATGGAACGCGCCGGAACTTTCGCCGTGGCTCGAGCGCAGCCTCGACGCCGCGTCGAATGACTACTTCGGCAAGCCGACTGCGTACATGGGCGAGGGCGGCACGATTCCGTTCATGGCGATGCTCGGCGAGCGCTTTCCGGAAGCGCAGTTCCTGATCACCGGCGTGCTTGGACCGCACGCGAACGCGCACGGCCCCAACGAATTTCTGCATATCCCGACTGCGAAGAAACTGACCTGCTGCGTCGCCAACGTACTGGCCGATCACTTCAAACGACGCGGCAGCGGTTCGTGA
- a CDS encoding sigma-54 dependent transcriptional regulator, which yields MNTNDASWTAQERGPYRILVVEDEPLMRSIIVQLARSEGYEVMEAPAAEVGFRIFEKEKIDLAILDLNLTSGGSGLDLLRRMRELDPEVMGIIVTAYASVESAVEALHQGAYDYITKPFANDHLKKVMRNALEGKALFRENRFLRQELREKYRFESIIGKSDAIESTFRVMEKVARTDSSVLITGESGTGKELVARAIHFSSERANNRFLPINCGALPENLLESELFGYKRGAFTGAGQDKVGLLKAADKGTIFFDEIGELPLALQVKLLRTLQEREAYPLGSNDPVAFDVRVLCATNRNLEVEVKAGRFREELLYRINVININLPALRERKDDIPLLANHFLRKYEKSLARTGGMRFSKGAMRVLINYPWPGNVRELENTIERAAILAETDVIHSHDLPDKLRTTSPVMASIENPGLTLEELEREHIKRVLDKVENDKVKAAQVLGIHLSTLYRKVQRYHLDGGAPVEAQPARSA from the coding sequence ATGAACACCAACGACGCATCGTGGACCGCGCAGGAGCGCGGACCGTACCGGATCCTGGTCGTCGAAGACGAGCCGTTGATGCGCTCGATTATCGTGCAACTCGCGCGCAGCGAGGGCTACGAAGTGATGGAAGCGCCGGCGGCTGAAGTCGGCTTTCGGATCTTCGAAAAAGAGAAAATCGATCTCGCGATTCTGGATCTGAATCTCACCAGCGGCGGCAGCGGCCTCGATTTGCTGCGCCGGATGCGCGAGCTCGATCCCGAAGTGATGGGTATCATCGTGACGGCCTACGCGAGCGTCGAATCGGCGGTCGAGGCGCTGCATCAAGGCGCGTACGATTACATCACCAAGCCGTTCGCCAACGATCATCTGAAAAAGGTGATGCGCAACGCGCTCGAGGGCAAGGCGCTGTTTCGCGAGAATCGGTTTCTGCGCCAGGAACTGCGCGAGAAATATCGCTTCGAGAGCATCATCGGGAAAAGCGACGCGATCGAAAGCACGTTCCGCGTGATGGAAAAAGTTGCACGCACCGATTCGAGCGTGCTGATCACGGGTGAATCGGGCACCGGCAAGGAGCTGGTCGCGCGCGCGATTCATTTTTCGTCGGAGCGCGCCAACAATCGCTTCCTGCCGATCAATTGCGGCGCGCTGCCTGAGAATCTGCTCGAGAGCGAACTGTTCGGTTACAAGCGCGGCGCCTTCACCGGCGCGGGCCAGGACAAAGTCGGATTGCTCAAAGCCGCCGACAAGGGCACGATCTTCTTCGACGAGATCGGCGAGTTGCCACTCGCGCTGCAAGTCAAACTGCTGCGCACGCTGCAGGAGCGCGAGGCCTATCCGCTCGGCTCGAACGATCCGGTGGCGTTCGACGTGCGAGTGCTGTGCGCGACCAATCGCAATCTCGAGGTCGAGGTCAAGGCCGGGCGCTTCCGCGAGGAACTGCTCTATCGAATCAACGTCATCAACATCAATTTGCCGGCGCTGCGCGAACGCAAGGACGACATCCCGCTGCTGGCGAATCATTTTCTGCGCAAGTATGAGAAATCGCTCGCGCGAACGGGCGGGATGCGATTTTCAAAGGGCGCGATGCGCGTGCTGATCAATTATCCGTGGCCGGGCAACGTCCGCGAACTCGAGAATACGATCGAGCGCGCCGCGATTCTCGCCGAGACTGACGTGATCCATTCGCACGATCTGCCCGACAAGCTGCGCACGACGTCGCCGGTGATGGCGAGTATCGAGAATCCCGGGCTGACGCTCGAGGAACTCGAACGCGAACATATCAAGCGCGTGCTGGATAAGGTCGAAAACGACAAGGTGAAGGCGGCGCAGGTGTTGGGAATCCATCTCTCGACGCTCTATCGCAAGGTGCAGCGGTATCATCTCGACGGCGGCGCGCCAGTTGAAGCGCAGCCCGCCCGTAGCGCCTGA
- a CDS encoding FtsW/RodA/SpoVE family cell cycle protein, translating to MLALAAMLAAPPVVGITLPLASDGRSSLIAMMAAIGILININARRFLF from the coding sequence ATGCTCGCGCTGGCTGCGATGCTCGCGGCGCCGCCGGTGGTGGGAATCACGCTGCCGCTGGCGAGTGACGGCAGATCGTCGCTGATCGCGATGATGGCGGCGATCGGAATCCTGATCAACATCAACGCCCGCCGCTTCCTGTTCTAG
- a CDS encoding glycosyltransferase family 2 protein translates to MTTTQEPPQNIQAHGKFFSCRGQKFFFKAMRLPDVSATLDFGQKLKVRKRLDDLKAAHTTGLVLTESQAQPLLDLAAQSGLSAMLELSIAPEELLRARGWKSIVSRIAHTAHVFSQHPALIGYILDCPVRQDQLRAGGLANARARLRSIIRIIKDRAPAAIAGIKLRPETRALTVLEEDFLYGEIPALEPIEIRDFVVALHNLAEARPVIIEFADASPGQDEAVAVAFGTGAAGVVAPPVPAPVSKDWLGVKLMRASDLMPFVTLNGTCPPPAARMPMVSVVICAYNAERTMRRCLESLRKLDYPNYEVVIVDDGSRDSTAEISMDFPEFRLIRQSNKGLSVARNVGLHAARGELIAYTDSDCVVDPHWLTLMMRSMVENDFDGCGGPNYAPHEDGWIEACCAASPGAPCHVLVGQDRAEHLAGCNMVFSKAALLKIGAFDPQYTAAGDDVDICWRLIDAGYKLGFCPAAFVWHFRRNTIKAYYGQQRGYGRAEAMLYPRYPERFNVMRQIAWRGTIPGIARTLPGGNRQRVMWNTAAGSQALFDPSLTLAGVIPQTLEYTVFAAIALVISIILGWSVIPAAAMLALGPIWALYYGWHAPLEKSHESFRARLLIAYLAYTGPMIRTITRYKTRAKASTGLGAAETIRQKPSIDWARRSVNLAYWNEQYVTRDTLLDRVVKLFARTGHPAIVDAGWNDFDLEVHPSPWTRIELKTADEEHGGMKLKNIVVARIRTTRLTELALAAGALSAAIAALAGLPEIALGLGALTIAGAICVGGAMIEAGRIAYRAIEECATELNLSPLGKPVRERSRVAVEAAANNPVAVRIDAQER, encoded by the coding sequence ATGACCACCACTCAGGAACCGCCGCAGAACATCCAAGCCCATGGAAAATTCTTTTCTTGCAGAGGCCAGAAGTTCTTTTTCAAGGCGATGCGCCTGCCCGACGTCAGCGCCACCCTCGATTTCGGACAGAAACTCAAAGTTCGCAAACGCCTCGACGATCTCAAGGCCGCGCACACCACCGGCCTCGTGCTCACCGAATCGCAGGCGCAGCCGCTACTCGATCTCGCCGCGCAATCCGGTCTGTCCGCGATGCTCGAACTTTCGATCGCCCCCGAAGAATTGCTCCGCGCGCGCGGATGGAAGTCGATCGTTTCGCGGATCGCGCATACCGCGCACGTCTTCAGCCAGCATCCAGCACTGATCGGATACATCCTCGATTGTCCCGTGCGCCAGGATCAGTTGCGCGCCGGCGGCCTCGCGAATGCTCGCGCGCGTCTCCGCAGCATCATCAGGATCATCAAGGACCGCGCGCCCGCCGCGATCGCAGGAATCAAGCTGCGCCCCGAGACTCGCGCGCTGACCGTGCTCGAAGAAGATTTTCTCTACGGCGAAATCCCGGCTCTCGAGCCAATCGAAATTCGGGATTTCGTCGTTGCCCTGCACAATCTCGCAGAGGCCCGTCCGGTGATTATCGAATTCGCGGATGCATCGCCGGGGCAGGACGAAGCGGTTGCGGTGGCGTTTGGTACGGGGGCGGCTGGGGTTGTGGCGCCGCCGGTTCCTGCTCCGGTTTCCAAAGATTGGCTCGGCGTGAAGCTGATGCGCGCGTCCGACCTGATGCCGTTCGTTACGCTCAACGGCACCTGCCCGCCGCCCGCCGCGCGGATGCCGATGGTGTCGGTCGTCATCTGCGCCTACAACGCCGAGCGCACGATGCGCCGGTGCCTCGAATCGCTGCGCAAGCTCGATTATCCAAACTACGAAGTCGTCATCGTCGATGACGGCTCGCGCGACAGCACCGCCGAAATCTCGATGGATTTTCCCGAGTTCCGCCTGATTCGACAATCGAATAAGGGACTCAGCGTCGCGCGCAATGTCGGCCTGCACGCCGCGCGCGGCGAGCTAATCGCCTACACCGATTCCGACTGCGTCGTCGATCCGCACTGGCTCACGCTCATGATGCGCTCGATGGTCGAAAACGATTTCGACGGATGCGGCGGACCGAACTACGCGCCGCATGAAGACGGCTGGATCGAGGCGTGCTGCGCCGCGTCGCCCGGCGCTCCATGCCATGTGCTCGTCGGCCAGGATCGCGCCGAGCATCTCGCCGGATGCAACATGGTTTTCAGCAAGGCGGCGCTGCTCAAGATTGGCGCTTTCGATCCGCAGTACACCGCGGCTGGCGACGACGTCGATATCTGCTGGCGGCTAATCGACGCGGGCTACAAGCTCGGCTTTTGTCCCGCCGCGTTCGTCTGGCATTTCCGCCGCAACACCATCAAGGCCTACTACGGCCAGCAACGCGGCTACGGTCGCGCCGAAGCGATGCTCTATCCGCGCTATCCCGAGCGCTTCAACGTGATGCGCCAAATTGCATGGCGCGGCACCATCCCCGGAATCGCGCGCACGCTGCCGGGCGGGAATCGCCAACGCGTGATGTGGAATACGGCCGCCGGCTCGCAGGCGCTGTTCGACCCGAGCCTGACGCTCGCCGGCGTGATACCGCAGACGCTCGAATACACGGTCTTCGCGGCGATCGCGCTGGTCATCTCGATCATCTTGGGATGGAGCGTGATTCCGGCCGCCGCGATGCTGGCGTTGGGACCCATTTGGGCGCTCTACTATGGATGGCACGCGCCGCTCGAAAAATCTCACGAGAGCTTCCGGGCGCGCCTGCTGATCGCTTATCTCGCTTATACGGGGCCGATGATTCGAACCATCACACGCTACAAGACGCGCGCGAAAGCCAGTACCGGACTCGGCGCCGCGGAGACGATTCGGCAGAAGCCGTCGATCGATTGGGCGCGCCGCTCGGTCAACCTCGCGTACTGGAACGAGCAATACGTCACGCGCGACACCCTGCTCGATCGCGTCGTCAAGCTGTTCGCGCGCACCGGCCATCCCGCGATCGTCGACGCGGGATGGAACGACTTCGACCTCGAAGTGCATCCGAGCCCCTGGACTCGCATCGAGCTCAAGACTGCTGACGAAGAGCACGGCGGGATGAAGCTCAAGAACATCGTAGTCGCGCGCATCAGGACGACACGCCTGACCGAGCTGGCGCTCGCAGCCGGCGCACTCAGCGCGGCGATCGCGGCGCTCGCGGGACTGCCGGAAATCGCACTGGGCCTCGGCGCACTGACGATCGCGGGCGCGATCTGCGTAGGCGGCGCGATGATCGAAGCAGGGCGCATCGCGTATCGGGCAATCGAGGAATGCGCGACCGAGCTGAATCTGTCTCCGCTGGGCAAGCCAGTGCGCGAGCGCTCGCGCGTCGCGGTCGAAGCCGCCGCCAACAACCCCGTCGCGGTACGGATCGACGCCCAAGAACGCTAG
- a CDS encoding carbon starvation CstA family protein → MKPLRVPPFIRIVLWIGVGVLGASALGVLAIARGEDRPSVLWFIVAAVCVYAIGYRFYSKFIADRVLELDDSHVTPAVRLNNGRDYVPTQKWITFGHHFAAIAGPGPLVGTVLAAQFGYLPSTIWIILGAVLGGCVQDFVILGYSLKRDGRS, encoded by the coding sequence GTGAAGCCGCTTCGCGTCCCGCCATTCATTCGAATCGTGCTCTGGATCGGAGTCGGCGTGCTGGGAGCGTCGGCGCTCGGCGTGCTCGCGATCGCGCGCGGCGAGGACCGGCCGAGCGTGCTGTGGTTTATCGTTGCGGCCGTGTGCGTTTACGCGATCGGCTACCGCTTCTACTCGAAATTCATCGCCGACCGCGTGCTTGAACTCGACGACTCGCACGTCACGCCGGCGGTGCGCCTGAACAATGGCCGCGACTACGTGCCGACGCAAAAGTGGATCACGTTCGGCCATCATTTCGCCGCGATCGCCGGCCCCGGTCCGCTGGTCGGAACAGTGCTGGCCGCGCAATTCGGCTACCTGCCCTCGACCATCTGGATCATCCTCGGCGCGGTGCTCGGCGGATGCGTGCAGGACTTCGTGATTCTCGGCTACTCGCTGAAGCGTGACGGACGCTC